AAAATGTTAATCTAGTAGTGGACAAGGTTTACTATAAAGTTAGTTCGCAATCTTCTCTTTATACTCATCTAACAGTCATATACTATCCTCCAATTTAAGATATAATACAGGGTAAATTTTAGCATAAGAATTGTAGAAATTATAAGTATTACGTGGAATTAGTCGGGTTTACACGTTGTGAGTATATTTAGGTAACTATGAGCAAAAAAATAAAGCCTGCATCTTGGAGGTACAGGCTTATTATCATACTTTATTATAAATTATCATATGTATGATGTATAACTTTTTCTTTGGTTATCGTATAATACAATAACTTATTTAAGGATAGATTCCTAAAATATTTCTAGAGATTCTATAAAACTATTACATTCTTACCATTTTTGTACATTCATCTACACACATTCTACAAGTTTCTGCACAAGTTTGACAGTGCTGCTCCTTGAACATATCACATTCAGAAGCACACCTGTCACAAATAGTAGCACAAAGATTACATATATCCTTTTCATTTCCACTTTCTCTGGACATATAACATGCTGCTGTTGAACAAATTTCAGCACAGTCTTGAAGAGTTTTTATACAACTTATCCTTGCTTTTACATCAGCTTCTTGCAAACAGAGATTAAAACACTCCTGGCATATTTGAGCACATTTTGCACATGCATCTATGCAAGATTGATTTGGATGTCCCCCTGGCATAAGTGATACTGCTGGCATATTCATTGTTGATGGCATAATTTCCCCTCCTATAATTAATATTGTTTTTACAGAGTTTATTATCTCCTTTATGCTCTGAATTATTATGATAATTTACAACAACACCTATATCCCTATAAAAAAATACTCTAGGTAACTGGATGAATACATGGAAGATAAAATATAAAACATGATAAATTGGGTATAATACTAATGCATAATTAAAGTTCTTCTAATACCTTACTGGCTATGTTTTTAATACGCCTTATAATAAAAGCTCTGGGGTTGGTTCAGAGCTTTTATTATATTTAATCAAAATATATTTATAAATACGCATTGATATAGTGATTTACTAATAATAATTTATAAATTAGCTTGTTCAACAAATCGTACTCCCATATTAAATGCATTTTGGCAGTCTTGAGGAAATTGTTATTCTTTAATTTTTCTTTTCTTCTCTTCATCAAATAAAGGTGCACCATATTTTGAATAATCATCAAATTGGTATGTGTCATTGACAACTAAGGACTCAAAGGAGCCAAAGGTTTTTTCTATACATAATTGTAGAGATTTAAGTTCATCTTCATATTCAGCTTTAAATTGCTCACTGGTTACATTCATTGTATGAATAGTTTTGAAGATAAATATGGCTCTTGTGGAATGCGTTATACAATGTCTATAGTTGAGGGAGAATGGAAGTGGATTATATTATGGAAAATATATGAAGCTAAAGTAATAAGATATAATAAATTAAAGAATAGTTTAGAACCCATTGCTCATAAGACATTAAGTGCACAACTGAAAGGACTTGAAATCAGCAATCTAATCCATAGAGAACAATATAATGAAGTTCCACCTAAAGTTGAATATTCCTTAACAGAAGAAGGAATGACATTAATACCAATTCTTGAACTTATGAACAAATGGGGCAATGAACATATTAAAAAATAGATTTATTTTGAAAACTAAATATTATTCTAGTTACATCGCATATATTAAAGCTAATATAAAAAAGAGGATAAAAAGAAACTAACTGATTTCATATAGCTAAACAGATTAGCTACGATTTTATGTGAAATATGACATCACATGAGAGCTTTGGCTCTCTTTTTTATTGGAAAACTTTGTAAAAAATTTTAATACACTACGTGTTATGGTTCAACCCATTAAGTACGGAACTTATAAAATTTAAATACAATTCTTGTTGAGGTTCAACTATGTAGAAAATGTACTAAGATATTATGCTTTTCCGTTACAGTTCACATTATAATCATAATATCACAGAAGTTGTAGGAAATAAATATAAAATGTTTAAAGTTGGGTATAATGGTTAATACCATAGAAATATCTTAATATCACTTAATTGTCTCACTTTACGAAAGCCCTGGGTTTGGTCCTGGGACTTTTATTTTAATTATAATAATCTTTTTTAGAAATTCGAGTCGAGATAGTAGTCTTATAACCATCCCCAATCAGCTCTAATTTGGCTTGCAATCTTGTTGGCTGGATCATTTTCTTTAATATTATAAAACTTAATATTTTTGATATTTGTTTTAATCTGTGCTTCAACTTGAGATGGTGGTTTATTTCCTAAAAAAATAATTTGTCGTATAGTCCACCCTTCATTAAAAAATTCCTTAATATAATCGTCCCATGACGGATATGTAATGTCATTAGATTTCTTTTCTTTAATCCTCAGGGGAAACAATAAGCTATTATACCCCCTACCTCAATAAATTTTAATTTATCTTTTATTTACTTCTATTTTCATAGAATTTCATTATTTATAAACAAGTGGTTAAATTTAAATATGTGAGTATATTGAATATATAGGTAATACTGGATGGAGAAGGTTGAACGTGTGCATAAGAGTGTAAGTGATATTCCAATATTTTGAAGGAAACACACCTATATAGCTCTAATGCTTACCCTACCATGTCTCACGGAGTACATATCTATGTCTCTACATTCCTTCGTTCTGCATTTTAGAGCAGGTGCTAGCATTAATCCTCGTATACTGGGTCAATTAAGCCCTTATGGGGGTTTGAACGCGCTTTACCTTACTCTTAAAGAACTATAAATTTCAATATACCTATGCATATATTAAATTAAGCTGCTTGTTGATAACTTGTCAACCCATGAACTTTGTCATGTGTATATGTTGTTTTTTTCTTGCATAAAGTGTACATAACTTTTATAAGTCTTACACTTAGTGCAACTATTGCTTGTTTTCCGGTTAATTGATTTTCCTGTCTTTTCGTTAAATGGGTATATATTTCTTTAAATGCAGCATTCTTAGCTACCATAACAGTTGCTGCCTGATATAGAATATTTCTTAAATTTGAACGACCTCTTTTACTAATTTTAGTTTTACCTTTTTTCATGCCAGAGCTGGTTTCTTTCAAGTTAAGTCCTGCCACTTTCTGTATTTGCTTATAGCTGTCATATTTTGATATGTCTCCAATTTCAGCTAGAAAACCCGCAGCTGTTACTATGCCTACACCTTTTATGCTAAGTAAATATTCTGAATAACCTGTCTGCAAAAGATATTCTTCCATGAGCTTTTCCACATCATCTAGTTCCTTTTGTAAAGCTTCTAATTGCCTTAAAATAAGCCTTAATCTATATCTGGCCCCTTCAAGCCCTACAGGCACTCCTATTGAAGTTTTAGCTGCATTAAAAACCAGCTCTGCTTTCTTAAATCCAACACGATTATGTGTAGCATCTAGAAGCTTTTGAGTAAGCTCAGAAACTCCTATATTCACTATATCTTGTGGGAAAGGACATGTTTTCAGTATACATAAAGCGGACTTTCCTAAGATATCTGAAAACATCTTTTTAAATTCTGGAAAGTATTCATCTAATAGCGCTATTAGTCTTACTTTTTCTGAGATAAACTGTTTTTTTAGCTCTTGCCTATTGTTGCTGCATAATCGAAGATTTACGTAGAGTTCTTCCTCAAACATGCAGTTTAGGTATTGACCTTGATATATAAGTTTAGAAATAATCTTGGCATCTTTTTTGTCATTCTTAGTTGGACTATTATCTTCAAGCTCCTTAATTTTATTAACATGATATGGATTGACCAAGCATAGCTCTATCCCTTGACTTTTTAAGTAGTAAGCAAGATTCTTCCAATAGTGACCTGTTGGCTCCATTCCTACTAATACATAATCTAAGTTATATTTCGCCTTTAATTGTCTGATTGAATCTAATAGACATTCGAAAGATTCTCTGGTATTCTTTATAAGGAACGGCTTTTTTATATATTCACCATTTACTACAAATTGACCATAGTGATTTTCCTTTGCTATGTCTATCCCTAATATTAATGTGTTAGGAACTATAATTCGATTATTCATATTGTTTTCCTCCTGATATAGATTGTTGTTGTCTTCTTGCAAGTGACACAATATATTTATATCAGGTTTTTTTATTTCATTCAAAGTCTAAAACTCTTTATTACAGGAATACTCTTTACACTATCATTTTTTACATAATTAATAAAATCTTTTGGAAGCGTTCCTGTCATTTTTGCTGAGGATTCTGATTTTTGTTTCAAGCTATATGTCTCCTGAAGTGATGATATTCTGATAAATAGTTTTATAAGAGACTTATTTGTAGTTGATATATCATAACACTATTGCTCAATCCACATCCCTTTAAAGCCCTAATAGTTGCCGATTTTCTTGACTTAGCATTACTTATAATAATATAAGCATTCATCAAATACACCTCTACACTAAAATTATAATACCATACTTTGATTATTTCTCCACAAACTTCTATATTCCTGCTTAATTTAACAAAAAATAAAAATAGACTCAGTATATTTTCAACTAAGTCTGTGTCCCTGCTTTTATATACCATTTAATTTTATTTAATTCGCAAAACTCAATTGTTTGCTTAGATAAATCATTATAATAATTATTTTTATCTCTATATTTAGTAGCTTTAGGGTTATAATTTAATTTTTCAAATATAATTCTATCAACAAAGTTAATTGAATTAAGTATTTGTTGAAAATTTTGTTCTATAATATTAGGAGTTGGGTAAGGTTCAATACTTACCCATGTTTTAAACCCTTTATTATGAAGATATTTTAGATTGTCAATTCTATCACTATATGGAGCTGAACCTGGTTCATACTCTTTTCTAAAATCTTCATTTAACGATACAAGAGTTATTCCGTATTTATTATTTTTAGACAAATTGGAAAGTTCTCTGGGTAATAGTCCTTTTGTTAACACAATACATTTTATATAATTATAATTTAATTTTTGTATAATTTTAATACTTAGATCAGATATCTCTTTATACCCAAACATAAATGGATCAGTACTAAAACACAACTGGACTGATTTAATTTTCGATTTATATTTTGGAATTTCTTTTTCTAATAAACCAAGTACATTCTCAACAATTTTGGGCTTACACCATTCTTCATAGCTTTTTACACGTCCAAAACGTTTTGCTATCATCATGGCATAGCAAGGATATTTACATCCATGAGAACATCCCTGTACATGATTTATAGTATAATCTCCATATTCTACACCTGTTTTATATAATAAACTTTTTCTTAATATGTATTGCATATATACACCTTGTATAATGAACATATAGTAAAAATTCATTATACTTTTCCTTTCTTAGAGATTTTTACTATAATTATCATAAGACGCTGTGGATTAGTTTTATCACCTATAGCTGGACTATTTTAATTGAGGATCTAACCACTGTCTTATGCTTATCTGTTAATTAGTTAGATAACGCATGACGTTTTATATATAGCAAGGATACATTTGCATGAGATTTGTGGAACATGGCGTATAATACTATAAAGGAGTTGTTCTTATGATTTATATTGGTATAGATATAGCAAAAAACAAACATGATTGCTGTATTATAGATTCAGATGGTGTTGTTTATAATGATTCTTTACGTATATCCAATTCCCGTCAAGGGTTTGAATTACTTTATTCTTCAATACTTTCCATTCTGCCTGACAAGGATATTTCCAACGTAAAAATAGGACTTGAATCAACAGGTCATTACAGCACCAATCTCCAAAACTTTTTGTATGCTAAAGGCTTCAAGCTCTCCATTCTCAACCCTTTAGCTACAAATCTCTTCCGTAAAGCCCAGTCTCTTAGAAAAACTAAGACTGATAAAACGGATGCATTGGTTATTGCTAAAATGCTCTTTTCTGATGATACAAAATCCTATTCTCCTGTATCATACCAGATTCAAGAGCTAAAGTCATTAACCAGGCATAGATATCGCTTAATTGGATATAGGTCTAAGTTGAAAACATCTGTCAATAGATTGGTAGATATTATGTTCCCCGAGCTGCCCGATCTTTTTTGGTCAATTCATCAATCTTCTTCCTATGCCCTTTTATCCATACTTCCAAGCCCAAAAGATATAGCTGCCTGCCACCTGACCAAGCTAACAAACATACTAAATACAGCTTCCAAGGGCAAGTATGGAAAAGATAAAGCTATTTCTCTAAAGGAGTCTGCTGCAAATTCTATTGGCACTAACTCAAGGTCTCTAAGTTTTGAACTCAAGCAAACCATTAGGTTAATACAGTCAGTACAACACGAGATTGATTCCTTAGAGCTTCTCATAAAAGAAATCGTTGTTGAGATCAATTCCCCACTTATTAGTATTCCAGGAATTTCATATACCCTGGCAGCTATAATATTGGCAGAAATCGGCGATATTAAAAGATTCACCACTCCCTGTAAACTCCTGGCCTTTGCCGGATTAGATCCCTCCACCTATCAATCTGGAAAGTACACTGCATCCCATACACCCATGGTCAAACGGGGTTCTGCCTACCTTAGATGGGCCATACTTATGGCTGGGAGAACTGTTTCAATGAGAGATGCCACTTTCTCTGCATATTTGTCGAAGAAACGCTCTGAAGGCAAGCACTATTATGTTGCCATGAGCCATGTTGCTAAAAAATTGATACGTATAATATTTCATCTTCTAAAGACCAATGCAACTTTTGCTCCACAAATATAAACTTATCCATAAAAATTAATATTTTTCAAAAAGCAATTTTCCATTGCTCTTTTTGTCATGCTTTCTTTTTTCAATTAAATAACTATAAAAATCTTTTGATTTTTAACTTGACTTCATATAGTTAGTCTCTATAATTAGTAATATAATAAGTATATATCAAACATACGTTCTAATCAAGATTTAATTAACTTTCAACTAATAAAAAGTTATACTTACATTATTACCCATAGATTTTTTGCCTCTATAATTTCGTCTTTCATCATACGGAGGTCTTGTAATTATTTTATTCTCCATTTCCAGCTGTAATAAAACATCTTTATAATTCTTTAAAACATATGGTGTATTAATATTATCTAAATCATATATCTGTTTTACAGTAAATGTTTTACCACTAAATTTTACTAATAACTTATTTTTTAAGTCTTCTAAAGGTCTTGAAAGAGAGTATAAAAAATTTAATTGTCTATTCCTTGTAGATATATAAGAAAAAGAACCAATACCACAATCATATTCAGAACTAATATTATACATAATATCCTTCATTATTTCGTATCCTAATAGGTGTTTTGAAACAAAAATAAGATAATGACTTGTGGCGTTTCTTTTAGTACTAATGAATTTAAAAGGTAAAACAAAATTCTCATTATCGTTTGAGAGCACGCTACTGATTTTATCTATGATTAATTCTTCGCGTTCTACAGCATTTAATTGAGTAACTTCATTTCTAATCAAATTTGCTACACTTTCTCCAAATATAGCATTTACTAATGATGTTACTTTAGAATTATTTATAGCTGCATTAATTCTATTAAAATTAAAAAAAAATATACAATCTGAACCCCAATCTTTAACTAAGGCATTAATCAATTTAGCACTTATACCTTTATACCCAAACGGATCAATAAAAAAAAGCATGGTATTATATTCATATTTTCAAATTGTTTTGCAGTTTCATCGTCTATTTCAACATTACTTACCTCTGGCTTATTATCTAAAGCTTCTATTCCAAGTAAATTATCGATTGAATTCTGTAATTTCTCTGCTATTTCACTATTGGAGTCATTAAAAATTGTAACAATTTTATTATGCAATTCAGGATTTGCTATGCACATTTCTAGTATTCTAATCGGTGTCGATTTATCACCATTCTCGTAATAACCAGGTCCTGAATATAAATCTATATATCCTAGTTTTTCAACTCTATTGGACATAATTTTAGACCAAGCTCCAAAATACTTTGACACAATTAAAGATTTTATTTTAGATTGTTCTTCCATTTCATTAAAAAAACCGCCATACACCATCACTCCTAGTATACAAATATTTTTAAATATATTTTACGTTTATTGTATAGCTTTTCACCAAAAAGGACAAGTCTTGACAATAAAAATAAACCCTGCCAGAAAATCCAGCAGGTTTAAAGTAAATAATCATACTATTTGGAGTGTTGATTTAAAAAAATTAAACTTATTTTAGGTTGTGAAAAATTAATTAAGGGGGCTAGCCTTATAAGTATATGATATATGATTTTACAAGGCGTGTAAATGGTTTCAAGAAAAATATGATAATTAATTTATATAGATTAATTATTCACCTCTGAATGATTACTTATAATTAACCCCCTCATACCATTCTCTGGCTTTGTATGAGTATTTATAGTTAATAAAAAGTCTTTTTAATATCTATTCGCCTATTTTATAAAATATCCTCGAAATTACTCATATGATAAAAATATACTTTTATCCCAAATAAAAGAGGAATTTCATTCTTTTCATAGAATATATAATATATAGCAATGTACAAAAATAACATATAAAGGAGATTTTTAAAATGAATAAAAAAGTAAAATTTTTATCATCCACATTATCAGCTTTATTATTAACGTCAGGTATAGCACTAACTAATGTACAAGCTCAAGGTACAGAGGCCAACTATTCAACAAAATCAATTTCTACTGTTAACTCCGTACAAAGTGCTGATTTTACAAGTTATTGTTACTTAAGTGATAGTCAAGTTAATCAAATATATACTTTTCTTCATTCAACAGATGGCCACGGTTTTGTAGATTTTCTTGTCAATAATAATATAACTTCAAGAACAGTTGCTAACACCATAGGCCCAAGTTTATTTATTTTTGGAGTTGGCACTATACTAATAAGAGCAAATGAAGGAAATGGAGTAATATTCCTAAGATCATCTCAGAACAGTAGTGAATTTACAGTAGTACCAAATAATAATGAAGATTTTAATTTTGATACTTATTGTGCACTCTCATCTGAATATGTTAGTGAAATACTGGATTATATAAATACATCTCATCCAACGAACAGTTACCAATTAGCAGATTTCATGATGTTAAATGATATAATTTCCAATTCATCACGTGCAAACAATGTTGCTGCCGCAATATTAGGGAATACAGCTAGATTTGAAGCTGATGATATGGGAGATGGAATATTAATTCTACAATCAATTACCTCTAGCACAAAATATGTTGCTACTCCTGCATTTTAATAACAAAATAGCTAAACTTAAAAATCATCCCTACTAAAATTTATAGGGATGATTTTTAATTCAATTTAAATTTTTTATTTTATCTCTATCAACACAAAAGTTAAGATTACAAAAATATAGTGACCTGTTAAGGCCACTAATAGATTAATTCTGTGCTGTTTGTACAGTGTCTTGAATAGTAGATATTTGTCGTTGAAGTTGTGCATTTTGAGCTTCCAACTGACTTTTCTCTGTAGCAAGTTGGCTTATCTGTACCTGAAGCTGAGATATCTGCTAAATCTAATATGTCAGTGGCCTTGCTTACTTTATTGCTTAAAGTAAATAAGAAACCTACGGAGCCACATACCCCTATAATAACAACTATAGTTATAATTATTTGATAGATATTCATTACACATTCCTCCTATTTTTTTATGTTAAAAAAAGAACACTTTAATGCTCTCTAATTTGTTAAAAATATGTCCCAAGTAGAAACATTCAATTGTCCCGATGTGGATTTACCCCATGCTTTTTGTAGTTCAGTTACAGCTTGAAAAGTTGGTTCATCATACAACATTTGAGTATAGGAATTTTCTTTTAAATATCCATATTGTTCTAATTTCTGTTGAATCCATAGGACTACGTAGGACTTATGACCCTTTATAATGATATCCTGAATTCCTTTAAGTGCTGTAAGTGTATTTTTACCTACTATTCCATCTACAATTAACTTTGCATTATAATCAATGTTCAAGTTATATTGTAGGGATTTAATTTGCTCTATAAGTGGATCTGGTTTTACTGGTTCATTTGTACCAATGCTGTTATAGAATTCTCCAGACATATAATTTAAATCAAGATATCCACTTATTCCTGCTATCTGCCCTTTTTCTGTATATTGCCACATTGCATAATCAGGCCATAATACAGTACTTGGACTACTAACCCCATAATGAGCTACCCAAAGAGGATACTTTGTTATCCTAGAATTTAAATATGCTTTTATATAGCTTGGATTACAATAAATAAGTGCAGGTGCTATAGTGGCTACTATTTCTAGGAAAACCAGACATGCTTCTGTCATATCTCCGGAACACTGTTGCTCAAAATCCAATACTACAAAATCAGGACTGGCATCTGCTGCAATGGACTTGAAAAAGTTCGCTTCATGGATGGCCTTATCTTTTGTCGTAAATCTAGCAAAATGATAAGCCCCGTTTACAAGTCCCAAGGCTTTAGCTTTAGCAATATTATTATTGTAATATTTATCTATAAAGGTACTTCCCTCTGTAGCCTTGGCTATTAAAAAATTGTGGCCGGTATCTTTAATTGTGTCTATGCTGATTGAACCATTTCCATGGTTGACCATTATCTTTATCCCTCTTAGCCCAACTTTTTATAGTTCCCTGGCTCATATTAAATTTATCTGCCAGCTGCTTAAAAGTATACTTTCCAGTTTCATACTCTTTTCTTACGGTTTCCTTATCTGCCATCTCTACATTGTCACCACCTGCCTATTCGTTTTGTTTTGGATATAAGAAAAGAGCCCTGCATAAGGCTCATAGATTTAATCATTCTGCCTATCTACTTCAAGTATTTCTCCAGTATTAGCATCTATTGTAACTTCATATATCATTCCACTAGCAGTTCTAATGTAAATTTCGTATACCAATAAACTATCTTCAGTATCTACTTCAACTCTTAGTACCTGTCCCGGTACTCTTTGCAATGCAGTTTGTATAGCTGTTTCAGCATTAATACGATATTGTCTCCAGTAACCATCCCATAAATTACAGAAAGGACATATCATTATTTAATCATCCCATTTTATTATTTACTTAATTATTATATTCAAATATAAAGTATTGGTGTATTTTATGTAAGTTATTCAAACCCATACCCACAAATAGTATTCTTACATCTGCAGGTGAACACCCTTTCCATTCTCTGTTAGGGAATTGATAGATTATGCATTATAAATACTCCTCTCTATGTTCTAACTTTTCCAAAATTTCTCTAAGTAAATCATTACTTTTATCAATCTTCCAAGGCAAGGTAATCCACTGCCATAAAAAATCTAAAATAAGAATTATTAATATAACTGCTGCAATTCCCTGTATTATTTTCATTCCTACCTCACCCTTCTAACAGCACCCTTTACCCTTCTGTAACACTCATGCCGCATCAATTTTTCTATATCAGAAAAGGAGAGGTATTCGCCTCTCCTTGGTTTATCTTTATTTAATTTTTTATCCTCCTTAAGCTTTTCTTTCAGGATTTCTCTTATCTTCATACCTCTCACCTTCTTTGACCTGCAAACTAAATTTTTATTCCATTTTTTCAATTATTTATATTTTTTGCTTGACACGTCTAATCAGACGTGTCATACTGTAATTGCAGGGAGGGAAATGAATGAAATCTTACTCATCAAGGGAAGTAATCAAGATACTTGAATCACATGGATGGTATTTAAAAAGAGTTGTTGGCGACCATCACCAATATACAGACGGTCATAAACTAGCAACAGTAAGGCATCCAGTTAAAGACTTAGGAATAAAAAACATAAAGAGTATTGAAAAACAAACAGGGATTAAATTTTCTTAATCCCTCCCTTTTCCCTTGAAAGTTTAATATATAAAATTTCCATAGGAGGTTGCCATGAAAAAAGATATTTATATTTATCCATCTATAATAACTCAATACAAAGATAATGTAGGTATTACATTTCCTGATTTACCAGGTTGTGTATCTAATGCAAGTACTATAGATGAAGCTATCAAAAATGCTAAAGAAGTTTTAGCTCTGCACTTATTCGGTATGGAGGAAGATGATATAGAAATCCCTTCTCCTTCACCAATTAATAAAATCAAGCTTGATAAGAATGAAATACTTTTATTGGTTGATGTTTATATGCCACTATATCGTGAAGCCATACAAAATACTTCTGTTAAAACAACTGTGACTATGCCACAATGGTTAAAATCTTTAGCTGAAAAAAATAACATTAACTTCTCTCAAGTCATACAGACTGCAATTAAAGAAAAACTTAATATTAATGGTTGAATTTAAGAGATGTGTAAAAGACCTACGCATCTCTTTCCAATAAAACAAAAATAAGCACCCTAGATGACGAGTGCTTATTTCTTATATTGGGCTTAGAGTGGTGGTTGCATTTAAATTTAAAGTGCCCTGCAACCACAGACACCGGGTTAAATCTTCATGTGGGGAACTAATTTATAATCTGTTATGATATTTATTATATACGGTATTTGTTACAATCCAATGTCCTTTGTAATAACTATTTGTAAATAATATAAAAATAAGCACCCTAAATAACGAGTGCTTATTTTAATAATATTTTTTTAAGGATAGAATCTTGATATATCGATTTCTAACGGTTGCATCTATATTTAACGTGCCCTGCAACCACAGGCACTGGCTTAAATATATATATTTGGGTTATTGATTACAAGCTATTTATTTAATACTAAGGTTTATCTATTAAAGGTAATTATAATTAATGTTTGTTACAGCTTAATGACATAATAGTTAACTATTTATGAATAAAATAGACACCG
This genomic interval from Clostridium kluyveri contains the following:
- a CDS encoding four-helix bundle copper-binding protein — protein: MPSTMNMPAVSLMPGGHPNQSCIDACAKCAQICQECFNLCLQEADVKARISCIKTLQDCAEICSTAACYMSRESGNEKDICNLCATICDRCASECDMFKEQHCQTCAETCRMCVDECTKMVRM
- a CDS encoding winged helix-turn-helix transcriptional regulator, yielding MNSFEDKYGSCGMRYTMSIVEGEWKWIILWKIYEAKVIRYNKLKNSLEPIAHKTLSAQLKGLEISNLIHREQYNEVPPKVEYSLTEEGMTLIPILELMNKWGNEHIKK
- a CDS encoding IS110 family transposase, with the translated sequence MNNRIIVPNTLILGIDIAKENHYGQFVVNGEYIKKPFLIKNTRESFECLLDSIRQLKAKYNLDYVLVGMEPTGHYWKNLAYYLKSQGIELCLVNPYHVNKIKELEDNSPTKNDKKDAKIISKLIYQGQYLNCMFEEELYVNLRLCSNNRQELKKQFISEKVRLIALLDEYFPEFKKMFSDILGKSALCILKTCPFPQDIVNIGVSELTQKLLDATHNRVGFKKAELVFNAAKTSIGVPVGLEGARYRLRLILRQLEALQKELDDVEKLMEEYLLQTGYSEYLLSIKGVGIVTAAGFLAEIGDISKYDSYKQIQKVAGLNLKETSSGMKKGKTKISKRGRSNLRNILYQAATVMVAKNAAFKEIYTHLTKRQENQLTGKQAIVALSVRLIKVMYTLCKKKTTYTHDKVHGLTSYQQAA
- a CDS encoding radical SAM protein, producing the protein MQYILRKSLLYKTGVEYGDYTINHVQGCSHGCKYPCYAMMIAKRFGRVKSYEEWCKPKIVENVLGLLEKEIPKYKSKIKSVQLCFSTDPFMFGYKEISDLSIKIIQKLNYNYIKCIVLTKGLLPRELSNLSKNNKYGITLVSLNEDFRKEYEPGSAPYSDRIDNLKYLHNKGFKTWVSIEPYPTPNIIEQNFQQILNSINFVDRIIFEKLNYNPKATKYRDKNNYYNDLSKQTIEFCELNKIKWYIKAGTQT
- a CDS encoding IS110 family transposase; protein product: MIYIGIDIAKNKHDCCIIDSDGVVYNDSLRISNSRQGFELLYSSILSILPDKDISNVKIGLESTGHYSTNLQNFLYAKGFKLSILNPLATNLFRKAQSLRKTKTDKTDALVIAKMLFSDDTKSYSPVSYQIQELKSLTRHRYRLIGYRSKLKTSVNRLVDIMFPELPDLFWSIHQSSSYALLSILPSPKDIAACHLTKLTNILNTASKGKYGKDKAISLKESAANSIGTNSRSLSFELKQTIRLIQSVQHEIDSLELLIKEIVVEINSPLISIPGISYTLAAIILAEIGDIKRFTTPCKLLAFAGLDPSTYQSGKYTASHTPMVKRGSAYLRWAILMAGRTVSMRDATFSAYLSKKRSEGKHYYVAMSHVAKKLIRIIFHLLKTNATFAPQI
- a CDS encoding GH25 family lysozyme; the protein is MVNHGNGSISIDTIKDTGHNFLIAKATEGSTFIDKYYNNNIAKAKALGLVNGAYHFARFTTKDKAIHEANFFKSIAADASPDFVVLDFEQQCSGDMTEACLVFLEIVATIAPALIYCNPSYIKAYLNSRITKYPLWVAHYGVSSPSTVLWPDYAMWQYTEKGQIAGISGYLDLNYMSGEFYNSIGTNEPVKPDPLIEQIKSLQYNLNIDYNAKLIVDGIVGKNTLTALKGIQDIIIKGHKSYVVLWIQQKLEQYGYLKENSYTQMLYDEPTFQAVTELQKAWGKSTSGQLNVSTWDIFLTN
- a CDS encoding DUF1804 family protein, producing MADKETVRKEYETGKYTFKQLADKFNMSQGTIKSWAKRDKDNGQPWKWFNQHRHN
- a CDS encoding PepSY domain-containing protein, which translates into the protein MICPFCNLWDGYWRQYRINAETAIQTALQRVPGQVLRVEVDTEDSLLVYEIYIRTASGMIYEVTIDANTGEILEVDRQND
- a CDS encoding type II toxin-antitoxin system HicA family toxin, which translates into the protein MKSYSSREVIKILESHGWYLKRVVGDHHQYTDGHKLATVRHPVKDLGIKNIKSIEKQTGIKFS
- a CDS encoding type II toxin-antitoxin system HicB family antitoxin, with the protein product MKKDIYIYPSIITQYKDNVGITFPDLPGCVSNASTIDEAIKNAKEVLALHLFGMEEDDIEIPSPSPINKIKLDKNEILLLVDVYMPLYREAIQNTSVKTTVTMPQWLKSLAEKNNINFSQVIQTAIKEKLNING